One Pseudomonas sp. FP1742 genomic window carries:
- the ftsY gene encoding signal recognition particle-docking protein FtsY yields the protein MFGSNDDKKTPAAAGEKKSLFGWLRKKPQEPVVEQPQPLSEPTPAPVIEQKPVPIDGPVLQAAAELIPETEVAAPLPLTPVAEPWLTLPVAEEPVALVEDEQAPHITPPIPAPTAFTPEPVRAPVVEPAAVAPVFVAEPAPVVPEPAVPAFVAPVAPVAPVAPVAQTPAPVIAPVAATPVEPLETPVEPVRTEETKAGFFARLKQGLSKTSASIGEGMASLFLGKKIIDDELLEDIETRLLTADVGVEATSVIIQRLTQKVARKELADANALYKSLQAELAAMLKPVEQPLKITSQNKPFVILVVGVNGAGKTTTIGKLAKKLQLEGKKVMLAAGDTFRAAAVEQLQVWGERNKIPVIAQHTGADSASVIFDAVQAAKARGIDVLIADTAGRLHTKDNLMEELKKVRRVIGKLDADAPHEVLLVLDAGTGQNAINQAKQFNQTVELTGLALTKLDGTAKGGVIFALAKQFGLPIRYIGVGEGIDDLRTFEAEPFVQALFAERERS from the coding sequence ATGTTTGGTTCCAACGACGACAAGAAGACCCCAGCTGCGGCTGGCGAGAAGAAAAGCCTGTTCGGATGGCTGCGCAAAAAGCCGCAGGAACCCGTTGTCGAACAGCCACAGCCACTTTCCGAGCCAACTCCTGCACCGGTTATAGAGCAAAAGCCTGTGCCGATAGACGGGCCGGTGCTGCAAGCTGCGGCCGAGCTTATACCTGAAACCGAAGTCGCGGCCCCATTGCCGCTGACGCCTGTTGCCGAGCCGTGGCTGACATTGCCGGTAGCGGAAGAACCGGTGGCGCTGGTCGAGGATGAGCAAGCGCCGCACATCACGCCACCGATTCCGGCCCCGACTGCGTTTACTCCGGAGCCGGTTCGGGCGCCAGTGGTTGAACCGGCAGCCGTTGCGCCCGTGTTCGTAGCCGAACCTGCGCCGGTGGTTCCAGAGCCTGCAGTGCCTGCATTTGTTGCTCCGGTTGCTCCAGTTGCTCCAGTTGCTCCAGTTGCTCAAACGCCTGCACCCGTCATCGCTCCTGTTGCCGCCACACCGGTCGAGCCCCTCGAAACTCCAGTCGAGCCTGTGCGTACCGAAGAGACCAAAGCCGGTTTCTTCGCCCGCCTCAAGCAAGGCCTGTCTAAGACCAGCGCCAGCATTGGCGAGGGCATGGCCAGCCTGTTCCTCGGCAAGAAGATCATCGATGACGAATTGCTCGAAGACATCGAGACCCGTCTGCTGACCGCCGATGTCGGCGTTGAAGCGACGTCGGTGATCATTCAGCGCCTGACCCAGAAAGTCGCCCGCAAGGAGCTGGCCGATGCCAATGCGCTGTACAAATCCCTGCAGGCCGAACTGGCAGCGATGCTCAAGCCGGTCGAGCAGCCGCTGAAAATCACCTCGCAGAACAAGCCGTTCGTGATTCTGGTGGTCGGCGTCAACGGTGCCGGCAAAACCACCACCATCGGCAAACTGGCGAAGAAGCTGCAACTGGAAGGCAAGAAAGTCATGCTCGCCGCCGGTGACACCTTCCGCGCGGCAGCGGTCGAGCAGTTGCAGGTCTGGGGCGAGCGCAACAAGATTCCGGTGATTGCCCAGCACACCGGGGCCGACTCGGCTTCGGTGATCTTCGACGCCGTGCAGGCCGCCAAGGCCCGGGGCATTGACGTGCTGATCGCTGACACCGCCGGTCGTCTGCACACCAAAGACAACCTGATGGAAGAGCTGAAAAAGGTTCGCCGGGTGATCGGCAAACTCGACGCCGACGCGCCGCACGAAGTGCTGTTGGTGCTCGACGCCGGTACCGGCCAGAACGCCATCAACCAGGCCAAGCAATTCAACCAGACCGTCGAATTGACCGGCTTGGCGCTGACCAAACTCGACGGCACCGCCAAGGGCGGGGTGATTTTCGCCCTGGCCAAGCAGTTCGGCCTGCCGATCCGCTACATCGGCGTCGGTGAAGGCATCGACGATTTGCGTACTTTTGAAGCAGAACCCTTTGTCCAGGCATTGTTTGCCGAACGGGAGCGTTCATGA
- a CDS encoding hydrolase encodes MSHLPERFTPAFTPAYGLGNPHVQTLWGPLWRKTTHIERERERLWLEDGDFLDLDWHGPHSANAPLVLVLHGLTGSSNSPYVAGMQKALGAQGWASVALNWRGCSGEPNLLPRSYHSGASEDLAETIKHLRTQRPLAPLYAVGYSMGGNVLLKHLGETGSNSGVLGAVAVSVPFRLDHCADRISQGFSQFYQAHFMREMVAYIKNKQRRFQHEGHEDGLAALEALGSLENLRTFWDFDGRVTAPLNGFADAADYYRRASSRYFLGEIRTPTLIIQAADDPFVFPHSLPRADELSASTQFELQAKGGHVGFVEGSFRQPGYYLERRIPQWLAATGRK; translated from the coding sequence GTGTCCCATCTGCCAGAACGCTTCACCCCCGCCTTCACGCCCGCCTACGGCTTGGGTAATCCGCACGTACAAACCCTGTGGGGACCGCTATGGCGCAAAACCACGCATATCGAACGCGAGCGCGAACGATTGTGGCTCGAGGACGGCGACTTTCTTGACCTGGACTGGCACGGCCCCCACAGCGCGAATGCGCCGTTGGTGCTGGTATTGCACGGCCTGACCGGCTCGTCGAATTCACCTTACGTGGCAGGCATGCAGAAAGCCCTGGGCGCCCAGGGCTGGGCCAGCGTCGCGCTGAACTGGCGAGGCTGCTCCGGCGAGCCCAATCTGCTGCCACGCAGCTACCATTCCGGGGCCAGTGAAGACCTGGCGGAAACCATCAAACACCTGCGCACCCAACGCCCCCTCGCCCCGCTGTATGCGGTCGGATACTCCATGGGCGGTAATGTGTTGCTCAAGCATCTGGGTGAAACCGGCAGCAACAGCGGTGTACTCGGTGCGGTGGCAGTGTCGGTGCCGTTTCGCCTCGATCACTGTGCCGATCGTATCAGCCAGGGTTTTTCCCAGTTCTACCAAGCGCATTTCATGCGAGAGATGGTCGCCTACATCAAGAACAAACAACGCAGATTCCAGCATGAGGGGCATGAGGATGGCCTGGCGGCATTGGAGGCGCTGGGTTCATTAGAGAACTTGCGTACCTTCTGGGATTTCGACGGCCGGGTCACCGCACCGCTCAATGGTTTCGCCGATGCCGCGGATTACTATCGTCGCGCTTCGAGTCGTTATTTCCTGGGAGAGATTCGTACTCCGACCCTGATTATCCAGGCGGCTGATGACCCGTTTGTGTTTCCTCACAGCCTGCCGCGTGCCGACGAACTATCCGCCAGCACTCAATTCGAGTTGCAGGCCAAGGGTGGGCATGTCGGTTTCGTCGAGGGTTCGTTCAGACAACCGGGTTACTACCTGGAACGGCGCATTCCCCAATGGCTGGCCGCCACGGGGCGCAAGTAA
- the ftsX gene encoding permease-like cell division protein FtsX, whose translation MSATRSPKVSERVAPKAADPQPQQKKKRDDDDGPDFATLFRAWVESHRASLLDSLRRLGKQPIGSFFTCMVMAVALSLPMGLSLLLSNVERLGGSWQRAAQISLYLQLDASPEQGESLREQIKGIPGVAEAEYVGRDQALEEFQQQSGLGEALKELPENPLPGVVLVTPNEVDKPALEALRQKLSELPKVQQAQLDLVWVERLAAILKLGDRFVFGLTVLLVSALLLVIGNTIRLHIENRRTEIEVIKLVGGTDSYVRRPFLYMGALYGFGAGILSWGVLAFGLNWLNDAVVGLAGLYGSDFALAGVPVADGLSLLLGAVLLGYIGAWIAVARHLRELAPK comes from the coding sequence ATGAGTGCGACACGTAGCCCCAAGGTTTCCGAACGCGTGGCCCCTAAGGCCGCCGATCCGCAACCGCAACAGAAGAAAAAGCGCGACGATGACGACGGCCCGGACTTCGCCACGCTGTTCCGCGCCTGGGTCGAAAGCCACCGCGCCAGTCTGCTGGACAGCCTGCGCCGCTTGGGCAAGCAGCCGATCGGCAGCTTTTTCACCTGCATGGTGATGGCGGTCGCCCTGAGCTTGCCGATGGGCCTGTCACTTTTGCTGAGTAACGTCGAGCGTCTGGGCGGCTCCTGGCAACGTGCGGCGCAGATCTCCCTGTACTTGCAACTTGATGCCAGCCCTGAACAGGGCGAGTCGTTGCGCGAGCAGATCAAGGGCATACCCGGTGTAGCCGAGGCCGAATACGTGGGTCGCGATCAGGCACTGGAAGAGTTCCAGCAGCAGTCCGGACTGGGCGAAGCCCTTAAGGAACTGCCGGAAAACCCGCTGCCGGGCGTGGTTCTGGTGACCCCGAACGAGGTCGACAAGCCCGCGCTTGAAGCATTACGACAAAAACTTTCCGAGCTGCCGAAGGTACAACAGGCGCAACTTGATCTAGTCTGGGTCGAGCGTCTGGCAGCCATCCTCAAGCTGGGTGACCGTTTTGTCTTCGGTCTGACCGTGCTTTTGGTTTCTGCATTACTTTTGGTGATAGGCAATACCATTCGTCTTCATATTGAAAACCGCCGCACAGAGATAGAAGTGATTAAACTCGTCGGCGGCACGGACAGTTATGTGCGCAGGCCCTTTCTGTATATGGGCGCGCTTTATGGCTTCGGTGCGGGGATTCTTTCCTGGGGCGTATTGGCGTTCGGCCTGAACTGGTTGAACGACGCGGTGGTTGGACTGGCCGGTTTGTACGGCAGTGATTTTGCGCTGGCCGGAGTGCCAGTTGCCGACGGTCTGTCGCTCTTGCTTGGCGCGGTGCTGTTGGGGTATATCGGTGCATGGATTGCAGTCGCACGCCACCTGCGGGAGCTTGCGCCAAAGTAA
- a CDS encoding pitrilysin family protein, with product MSERKKSRLALIGLIAVALIGSAAFYLSKPDESNASEALDKAKSSQKLQSLAELDGKAPSHRSLNVQTWNTAEGAKVLFVEARELPMFDMRLIFAAGSSQDGDAPGLALLTNAMLNEGVAGKDVGAIAQGFEGLGADFSNGAYKDMALASLRSLSAADKREPALKLFAEVVGKPTFPADSFARIKNQMLAGFEFQKQNPGKLASLELMNRLYGDHPYAHSSDGTAKSIPPITLAQLRAFHQKAYAAGNVVIALVGDLSRAEAEAVAAQVSADLPKGPALAKVEQPIDPKPSIGHIEFPSKQTNLMIAQLGIDRDDPDYAALSMGNQILGGGGFGTRLMSEVREKRGLAYGVYSGFSPMQVRGPFMINLQTRAEMSEGTLKLVQDVLADYLKTGPTEKELDDAKRELAGSFPLSTASNADIVGQLGAMGFYNLPLSYLEDFMQQSQSLTVEQVKAALNKHLSTDKLVIVSAGPTVPQKPLPAPTDKPAEQPLGVPEH from the coding sequence ATGAGTGAGCGTAAAAAATCACGTCTGGCCCTGATCGGCCTGATCGCTGTCGCACTGATCGGGTCTGCCGCCTTCTATCTGTCAAAACCCGACGAGTCCAACGCCAGCGAAGCCCTCGACAAGGCCAAGTCCAGCCAGAAACTGCAATCGCTTGCCGAACTCGACGGCAAGGCCCCAAGCCATCGCTCGCTGAACGTGCAGACCTGGAACACCGCCGAAGGCGCCAAGGTGCTGTTCGTCGAAGCCCGTGAGCTGCCGATGTTCGACATGCGCCTGATTTTCGCCGCCGGCAGCAGCCAGGACGGCGACGCACCCGGCCTGGCACTGCTGACCAATGCCATGCTCAACGAAGGCGTGGCCGGCAAAGATGTCGGCGCCATCGCTCAGGGCTTCGAAGGATTGGGCGCCGACTTCAGCAATGGCGCGTACAAGGACATGGCGCTTGCCTCGTTGCGCAGCCTCAGTGCCGCGGACAAGCGCGAGCCTGCCTTGAAGCTGTTCGCTGAAGTCGTCGGCAAACCGACCTTCCCCGCCGACTCATTTGCCCGCATCAAGAACCAGATGCTCGCCGGCTTCGAATTCCAGAAACAGAACCCCGGCAAACTCGCCAGCCTGGAGCTGATGAACCGCTTGTATGGCGATCACCCGTACGCGCACTCCAGCGACGGTACGGCGAAGAGCATTCCACCGATCACCCTGGCGCAGTTGCGAGCCTTCCATCAGAAAGCCTACGCCGCCGGCAACGTGGTGATTGCGCTGGTGGGCGACCTGTCGCGCGCCGAAGCGGAGGCGGTTGCCGCCCAAGTGTCCGCCGACCTGCCCAAAGGCCCGGCCCTGGCGAAAGTCGAACAACCGATCGACCCCAAACCCAGCATCGGCCATATCGAGTTTCCGTCCAAACAGACCAACCTGATGATCGCGCAACTGGGCATCGACCGTGACGATCCGGATTATGCGGCGTTGTCCATGGGCAATCAGATCCTTGGCGGCGGCGGCTTCGGCACCCGGCTGATGAGTGAAGTGCGCGAGAAGCGTGGCCTGGCGTATGGCGTGTATTCGGGTTTCAGCCCGATGCAGGTTCGCGGCCCGTTCATGATCAACCTGCAAACCCGCGCCGAGATGAGCGAAGGCACCCTGAAACTGGTGCAGGATGTGCTCGCCGACTACCTTAAAACCGGCCCCACCGAGAAAGAACTCGACGACGCCAAGCGTGAACTGGCCGGCAGCTTCCCGCTGTCTACCGCCAGCAACGCCGATATCGTCGGCCAGCTGGGCGCCATGGGTTTCTACAACTTGCCTCTGAGCTACCTGGAAGACTTCATGCAACAGTCCCAGAGCCTGACCGTCGAGCAAGTCAAAGCCGCACTGAACAAACACCTGAGCACGGACAAACTGGTCATCGTCAGCGCTGGCCCGACCGTGCCACAAAAGCCGTTGCCGGCCCCAACTGACAAACCTGCCGAGCAACCGCTCGGGGTTCCGGAGCATTAA
- a CDS encoding pitrilysin family protein, with protein sequence MNALARRAAGLLLSTVCLPLSALAADPQPTHEFTLDNGLKVVVREDHRAPVVVSQIWYKVGSSYETPGQTGLSHALEHMMFKGSEKVGPGEASLILRDLGAEENAFTSDDFTAYYQVLARDRLGVAFELEADRMANLRLPADEFAREIEVIKEERRLRTDDKPMSKAYERFMAMAYPASGYHTPTIGWMADLDRMKVEELRHWYQSWYVPNNATLVVVGDVTPDEVKTLAQRYFGPIAKRDVPPAKIPLELAEPGERKITLHVQTQLPSLMLAFNVPSIATAADKQSVNALRLISALLDGGYSGRIPTQLERGEELVSGGSSSYDAYTRGDSLFTLSATPNTQKKKTMAQAEAGLWKLLEQLKTTAPSTEELERVRAQVIAGLVFERDSITSQATAIGQLETVGLSWKLMDTELADLESVTPQDIQKTAKLYFTRERLSVAHVLPQETTHE encoded by the coding sequence ATGAATGCTCTAGCCCGCCGCGCTGCAGGCCTGCTGCTCAGCACAGTTTGTCTGCCCCTCTCAGCCTTGGCTGCCGACCCACAACCGACCCACGAATTCACCCTCGACAACGGCCTGAAGGTTGTCGTGCGCGAAGACCATCGTGCACCGGTCGTCGTTTCCCAGATCTGGTACAAGGTCGGCTCCAGCTACGAGACTCCGGGCCAGACCGGCTTGTCCCACGCGCTGGAACACATGATGTTCAAGGGCAGCGAGAAAGTCGGCCCCGGCGAAGCCTCGCTGATCCTGCGCGACCTCGGTGCCGAAGAGAACGCTTTCACCAGCGATGACTTCACCGCGTATTACCAGGTATTGGCCCGCGACCGTCTGGGCGTGGCCTTCGAACTGGAAGCCGACCGCATGGCCAACCTGCGCCTGCCGGCCGACGAGTTCGCCCGCGAGATCGAGGTGATCAAAGAAGAACGTCGCCTGCGCACCGACGACAAGCCGATGTCCAAGGCCTACGAACGTTTCATGGCCATGGCCTACCCCGCCAGCGGCTATCACACGCCGACCATCGGCTGGATGGCGGACCTGGACCGCATGAAAGTCGAAGAACTGCGCCACTGGTACCAGTCCTGGTATGTGCCGAACAACGCCACCCTGGTAGTGGTCGGCGATGTGACCCCGGATGAAGTCAAAACCCTGGCCCAGCGCTACTTCGGCCCGATCGCCAAGCGCGACGTGCCACCGGCGAAAATCCCGCTGGAGCTGGCTGAGCCCGGTGAACGCAAGATCACCCTGCATGTGCAGACTCAATTGCCGAGCCTGATGCTGGCCTTCAACGTGCCGAGCATCGCCACCGCCGCAGACAAACAGTCGGTGAACGCCCTGCGCCTGATCTCCGCCCTGCTCGACGGCGGCTACAGCGGTCGCATCCCGACGCAACTGGAGCGCGGCGAAGAGCTGGTGTCCGGCGGCTCGTCGAGCTATGACGCCTACACCCGTGGCGACAGCCTGTTCACATTGTCGGCCACGCCGAACACCCAGAAGAAGAAAACCATGGCCCAGGCTGAAGCCGGCCTGTGGAAACTGCTCGAACAACTGAAAACCACCGCACCATCCACTGAAGAACTGGAGCGGGTACGAGCGCAAGTGATTGCCGGTCTGGTCTTTGAGCGTGACTCGATCACCAGCCAGGCCACCGCCATCGGTCAGCTGGAAACCGTCGGCCTGTCCTGGAAACTGATGGACACCGAACTTGCCGACCTGGAAAGCGTGACCCCGCAAGATATCCAGAAGACCGCCAAGCTGTATTTCACCCGCGAACGTCTCAGCGTCGCCCATGTACTGCCACAGGAGACGACTCATGAGTGA
- the rsmD gene encoding 16S rRNA (guanine(966)-N(2))-methyltransferase RsmD, protein MASPSRPKKPVHNVHNGVNQLRIIGGEWRSRKLSFPDAPGLRPTPDRVRETLFNWLAPYVAGAKVLDPFAGSGALFLEALSRGAAMGQALDASNIAVSSLKEHLGTLRCTNGQVQTADALRYLETQPATAFDLVFLDPPFNQNLLPVVCALLEERHWLADDAWVYTESESAPSILGLPENWRLHREQKSGRVYYALWQRMAGIAG, encoded by the coding sequence ATGGCCAGTCCATCCCGTCCAAAGAAACCCGTTCACAACGTGCACAACGGCGTGAATCAACTGCGTATCATCGGCGGCGAATGGCGCAGCCGAAAGCTCAGCTTCCCTGACGCCCCGGGCCTGCGTCCGACCCCGGACCGGGTGCGTGAAACCCTGTTCAACTGGCTCGCGCCTTACGTCGCCGGGGCCAAGGTGCTCGATCCGTTTGCCGGCAGCGGCGCGCTGTTTCTGGAAGCCCTGTCCCGTGGCGCGGCCATGGGCCAGGCGCTGGACGCCAGCAATATCGCGGTGTCCAGCCTGAAAGAACATTTGGGCACCCTGCGCTGCACCAACGGCCAGGTACAGACCGCCGACGCCTTGCGCTATCTGGAAACCCAACCGGCCACGGCGTTCGATCTGGTGTTTCTCGACCCGCCGTTCAATCAGAATCTGTTGCCTGTAGTTTGCGCTCTGCTCGAAGAGCGTCATTGGCTAGCCGACGATGCGTGGGTCTACACTGAAAGCGAAAGCGCACCGTCGATATTGGGTTTGCCAGAAAATTGGCGCCTGCATCGGGAGCAAAAATCGGGACGGGTGTACTACGCGTTGTGGCAACGTATGGCAGGGATCGCCGGTTAG
- the ftsE gene encoding cell division ATP-binding protein FtsE, protein MIRFEQVGKRYPNGHVGLHELSFRVRRGEFLFVTGHSGAGKSTLLRLLLAMERPTTGKLLLAGQDLGTISNAQIPFLRRQIGVVFQNHQLLFDRTVFNNVALPLQILGLSKAEVAKRVDSALERVALSDKTDLYPGDLSTGQQQRVGIARAIVHRPALLLADEPTGNLDPRLAAEIMGVFEDINRLGTSVLIASHDLALIARMRHRMLTLQRGRLIGDGEAGV, encoded by the coding sequence ATGATTCGTTTCGAACAGGTCGGTAAACGCTACCCGAACGGTCACGTCGGCTTGCATGAGCTGAGCTTTCGAGTCCGTCGGGGCGAATTCTTGTTTGTCACCGGCCATTCCGGCGCCGGTAAAAGCACCTTGTTGCGGCTGTTGCTGGCCATGGAGCGTCCGACCACTGGCAAATTGCTGCTGGCCGGGCAAGACCTGGGCACCATCAGCAATGCACAGATTCCGTTCCTGCGCCGACAGATCGGTGTGGTGTTCCAGAATCACCAGTTGCTGTTCGATCGCACAGTGTTCAATAACGTCGCATTGCCGTTGCAGATCCTTGGCCTGTCCAAGGCCGAGGTCGCCAAGCGTGTGGACTCGGCCCTGGAGCGCGTGGCGCTCTCGGACAAGACCGATCTGTACCCGGGCGATCTGTCCACCGGCCAGCAACAGCGCGTCGGCATCGCCCGCGCCATCGTTCACCGTCCGGCCTTGCTGCTGGCGGACGAACCGACCGGTAACCTCGACCCGCGTCTGGCGGCCGAAATCATGGGCGTGTTCGAAGACATCAACCGCCTGGGCACCAGCGTGCTGATCGCCAGTCACGACCTGGCACTGATTGCCCGCATGCGGCACCGCATGCTGACCCTGCAGCGTGGCCGATTGATCGGCGACGGGGAGGCTGGCGTATGA
- a CDS encoding AraC family transcriptional regulator, giving the protein MDFDQGESIRFWQTAPLAGVELLSARYIEQRFAPHVHDGYVIGMIMAGAQRYRYRGAEHLAGSGTLVLINPDELHTGHKGTEDGWLYRAFYPDSGQILSLLDELELPTTTLPTFGATLYRDPDLVRGFCQLHQLLESPSTALQQQTVWREMMLSLLQRHAAVPIAGKPGKEHRAVTLAKERLLSQLAAPPSLEELAATVNLSPFHFARVFRRATGMPPHAWLMQQRIARARALLQGGCLPLEVATQLGFADQSHLSRQFKQVYGVGPGAYRSARRLPGYG; this is encoded by the coding sequence GTGGACTTCGATCAGGGCGAGTCGATCCGCTTCTGGCAAACGGCCCCGCTGGCCGGGGTCGAGTTGTTGTCCGCGCGCTACATCGAACAGCGTTTCGCCCCTCACGTGCATGACGGCTATGTGATCGGCATGATCATGGCCGGCGCCCAGCGTTATCGCTATCGCGGCGCCGAGCATCTGGCGGGCAGCGGCACACTGGTGCTGATCAACCCGGATGAACTGCACACCGGCCACAAAGGCACGGAGGACGGTTGGTTGTACCGGGCGTTTTATCCCGACAGCGGGCAGATTCTTTCGCTGCTGGATGAGCTCGAATTGCCGACCACCACCCTGCCCACGTTTGGCGCCACGTTGTATCGCGACCCGGACCTGGTGAGGGGGTTCTGCCAACTGCATCAGCTGTTGGAAAGCCCGTCCACGGCCCTGCAGCAGCAAACGGTCTGGCGGGAAATGATGCTGTCGTTGTTGCAACGCCACGCCGCCGTCCCGATCGCCGGCAAACCCGGCAAGGAACACCGGGCAGTGACGCTGGCCAAGGAGCGGCTGCTATCGCAATTGGCGGCGCCGCCCTCACTGGAAGAACTGGCGGCGACAGTGAACCTGTCCCCCTTCCACTTCGCCCGGGTATTCCGCCGCGCCACCGGCATGCCGCCGCACGCCTGGTTGATGCAGCAGCGCATCGCTCGGGCACGGGCGTTGTTACAGGGCGGGTGCCTGCCGCTGGAAGTCGCGACGCAATTGGGATTTGCCGACCAGAGCCATCTGAGCCGGCAATTCAAGCAGGTTTACGGCGTTGGGCCGGGGGCGTATCGCAGCGCGCGACGGTTGCCCGGTTACGGATGA
- a CDS encoding TetR/AcrR family transcriptional regulator, which translates to MAPRIKTSERIVQNSLELFNQQGERSISTNHIAAHMEISPGNLYYHFPNKQAIIAVLFSEYESLVDSFLRPPQGRAATVEDKRFYLKELLAAMWRYRFLHRDLEHLLDSDPELAGRYRRFSQRCLIQGTAIYEGFVAAGILKMDKVQIESLTLNAWIILTSWVRFLCTTRENSNHLSEQAIKRGVYQVLVLEAGFVTDQSRDAVNALFDEFYVPLAQALEEVH; encoded by the coding sequence ATGGCCCCTCGGATCAAAACCAGCGAGCGCATCGTGCAGAACAGCCTGGAGCTGTTCAATCAGCAGGGCGAGCGCAGCATCAGCACCAACCACATTGCTGCCCACATGGAGATTTCTCCGGGCAACCTGTACTACCACTTCCCTAACAAGCAGGCGATCATCGCTGTGTTGTTCAGTGAGTACGAAAGCCTGGTGGACAGCTTTTTGCGCCCGCCTCAGGGCCGCGCCGCGACGGTCGAAGACAAGCGCTTCTACCTCAAGGAGTTACTCGCCGCCATGTGGCGCTACCGGTTTTTGCATCGTGACCTCGAGCACTTGCTCGACAGCGATCCCGAGCTCGCGGGGCGTTACCGGCGCTTTTCCCAGCGCTGCCTGATCCAGGGCACCGCCATTTACGAAGGGTTCGTCGCGGCCGGCATCCTGAAAATGGATAAGGTGCAGATCGAATCCCTGACGCTGAATGCCTGGATCATCCTCACGTCCTGGGTGCGCTTTCTGTGCACCACGCGGGAAAACTCCAACCATCTGAGCGAACAGGCCATTAAACGAGGCGTATATCAGGTGTTGGTGCTGGAGGCCGGATTCGTCACCGATCAATCCCGCGATGCGGTGAATGCGCTGTTCGACGAATTTTACGTGCCGCTGGCCCAGGCTCTGGAAGAAGTGCATTAG
- a CDS encoding sulfurtransferase codes for MPIAQLISPQALDLKKETPGLVILDCRFALEDPDYGQRSYAEGHIAGSSFADLERDLSGTVVKGVTGRHPLPEPEKLIERLQAWGINADSEVVLYDDGPGAYAARAWWLLAWLGKRDGVFILDGGLKAWHAAGLPLSLDPPSATHGTFTGTPDASLVLSAEQLQQRLGQPALTLLDARALPRFKGEVEPIDPVAGHIPGAQCTAFTDNLGSDGRFLPADQLKQRFAAKLGDRSPTELVAYCGSGVTACHNLFALCLAGYPLGALYAGSWSEWINDPARGVATGE; via the coding sequence ATGCCCATTGCGCAACTGATCAGCCCGCAAGCGTTGGACCTGAAAAAGGAAACGCCGGGGCTGGTGATTCTGGATTGTCGTTTTGCCCTCGAAGACCCGGACTATGGTCAGCGCAGCTATGCCGAAGGGCATATTGCCGGGTCGAGTTTTGCCGATCTCGAGCGTGATTTGAGCGGGACCGTGGTCAAGGGCGTTACCGGGCGTCATCCGTTACCGGAGCCCGAAAAGCTGATCGAGCGCCTGCAAGCCTGGGGCATCAATGCCGACAGCGAAGTGGTTTTGTACGATGACGGTCCCGGCGCCTATGCGGCGCGGGCCTGGTGGTTGCTGGCCTGGCTGGGCAAGCGCGACGGTGTATTCATTCTCGATGGCGGGCTGAAGGCCTGGCACGCCGCCGGATTACCCTTGAGTCTTGATCCGCCTTCGGCCACCCATGGCACTTTCACCGGGACGCCGGATGCTTCGCTGGTGCTCAGCGCCGAGCAGCTCCAGCAGCGTCTCGGCCAGCCAGCGTTGACCTTGCTCGACGCTCGCGCCTTGCCGCGCTTCAAGGGTGAAGTGGAGCCGATCGATCCGGTTGCCGGGCACATTCCCGGCGCACAATGCACCGCGTTCACTGACAACCTGGGCAGTGACGGGCGGTTTCTGCCGGCCGATCAGCTCAAGCAGCGGTTTGCCGCGAAGCTCGGTGATCGTTCGCCGACGGAGCTGGTCGCGTATTGCGGTTCCGGCGTGACGGCCTGCCACAACCTGTTCGCCCTGTGCCTGGCGGGTTATCCGTTGGGGGCGTTGTATGCCGGTTCGTGGAGCGAGTGGATCAACGACCCCGCGCGAGGTGTCGCCACCGGCGAGTAA